TCCGGGAAACGCTTATTCGATCCGCCCGTCTGACAAACCGCCGCGCAAGAATACCTCTAAGAGGAATTGGGGCCAGATCGCTAGAACGCCGAAATCAAGCCTCTCAAACCATAATTCTTGATCTATCGCAATGCAGTCTTGGGCCTCATCTGTCTGACGTCACCCGCAAGATATTTCCTAGTAACATCAAACAAAAATACCGTTCCCCGGCATGCTGCGGCTTGACAGCGGAATTGCCCGCGGTAGGCACTGGCAGTCAGCCGCGCAGGAACCTGATTCGTGCCGGCGATGGTGGCGCGCGGCGGCGCGGAATTTGCTTGGGAATCGCCTTCAAGACGCCGTCATTCCCGTATGAGTCCGCCAGGCGCGAGCAATCCAGGCGAGCAGAGGGACCGACCCGATGGGGCTTTCGAGATGCATGGCAAGGCAGGCCGGCGGCTTCACGATGCTGGCCATCCTGCTGGCGGCGGTCGCCTTCCTGGCCCTGCCCGGCCTTGCCCATGCGCAGGGCGCGGTGCGCTCCGTCCATGGCGACTGGCAGATCCGCTGTGACACCCCGCCGGGCGCCCAGACCGAGCAATGCGCCCTGATCCAGAGCGTGGTGGCCGAAGACCGCTCCAATGCCGGCCTTACCGTGATCGTGCTCAAGACCGCCGACCAGAAGAGCCGCCTGATGCGGGTGGTCGCTCCGCTCGGCGTGCTCTTGCCGTCCGGCCTCGGGCTCAAGCTCGATAACCAGGACGTCGGCCGCGCCGGTTTTGTCCGCTGCCTGCCTAACGGCTGCGTGGCGGAAGTGGTCATGGACGACAAGCTGCTCGGCCAGCTCCGCAGCGCCAAGACGGCGACCTTCATCATCTTCGAGACGCCGGAAGAAGGCATCGGCTTCCCGCTCAGCCTGAACGGGCTCGGCGAGGGCTACGACAAGCTGCCGTAGGGCGGCTGAACAACCGCGGCAGCGATCCTATTGTTTCCGTAATGTGAGGCTTGGCGCCCTCGCGGAACCGGTCCGAAACCATTATCTTGCCCCACATCCCCGGCTAATGGACGGACGCATGACCAACCCTGCCACAACCTCCCTGCTCGACCGTGCCAATCTCGATCGCGACCAGGTTCGCAACGAGGTCGCGCGCGGGCTCGCCGGTGCCGACGACGGCGAATTGTTCCTGGAATACAGCCAGACCGAAGCGCTGATGTTCGACAATGGGCGGCTGAAGCAGGCGACCTATGACACCTCGCAGGGCTTTGGCCTGCGCGCCGTCAAGGACGATGCGGTCGGCTATGCGCATTCCTCCGACGTCTCGTTGCCGGCGCTGATTCGCGCCGCGGATGCCGTCGCGGCGGTACGCGGAGGCTATTCCGGCAGCTTTGCCGCGCCGCCCCCGCGCACCAATGTGCGGCTCTATGGCGACGACAATCCGTTGGATGCGCCGGGCTTCGAGACCAAGGTCAAGCTGCTCGCCGAGATCGACGCCTACTTGCGCGACAGGGATCCGCGGGTGCGGCAGGTCAGCGTCAGCCTGGGTGCGACCTGGCAGGTGGTCGAGATCCTGCGGCCCGACGGCGAGAGCTATCGCGACATCCGCCCGCTCGTGCGCGTCAATATCTCCGTCGTCGCCGGCCAGGGCGACCGCCAGGAGAGCGGCAGCAAGGGCTATGGCGGCCGCGCCGGCTATGCCGAATTCATCGAGAGCAGGTCCTGGCGCGAAGCCGCCGACGGCGCGCTGCGCGAGGCGCTCGTCAATCTGGAGTCGATTCCGGCTCCGGCCGGCGAGATGGACGTGGTGTTAGGGGCCGGCTGGCCCGGCGTGATGCTGCATGAAGCGGTCGGCCATGGCCTCGAAGGCGACTTCAACCGCAAGAAGACCTCCGCATTCGCGGGCCTGATGGGCCAACAGGTCGCGGCCAAAGGCGTCACCGTGGTCGACGACGGCACCATCGCCTCACGCCGTGGCTCGCTCTCGATCGACGACGAGGGCACGCCGACCAACCGCACCGTGCTGATCGAGGACGGCATCCTGGTCGGCTACATGCAGGATCGTCAGAACGCGCGCCTGATGAACATGAAGCCGACCGGCAACGGCCGCCGCCAGGGCTATGCGCATGTGCCGATGCCGCGCATGACCAACACCTACATGCTCGCGGGCGACCGCGATCCGGCCGAGATCCTCGCTTCCGTGAAGAACGGCGTCTTCGCCGCGAATTTCGGCGGCGGCCAGGTCGACATCACCTCGGGCAAATACGTGTTCCAATGCACCGAGGCCTACAAGATCGAGAACGGCAAGCTGGGCGCGCCCTTGAAGGGCGCCATGCTGATCGGCAACGGCCCGACCGATTTGCATCGCATCCGCATGATCGGCAACGACCTCGCGCTCGACACCGGCATCGGCACCTGCGGCAAGAACGGCCAGGGCGTGCCTGTCGGCGTCGGTCAGCCGTCGCTTTTGATGGAGCGCATTACAGTGGGTGGAACGGGCGCATGAGCGTGGAAGAAAAGGCAACGGTCACCACCAAGCGGAAGAGCAGCGGCTGGGGCGGGCAGCTGATGCAGCTCGCCGGCATCGTCGCCGCCGTGTTCATTGCCAAGGGCGCACTCGCCGAACCGTTCTACGTGCCGTCGGGCTCGATGGAGCCGACGCTCCTGATCGGCGATGCGCTGCTCGCCTCGAAATTCCCCTATGGCTACGGCACCTCGTCGCTGCCGATCCAGATCAACCTCCCGGAGACCGGCCGCGTCTTCGCGGAGACGCCGAAGCTCGGCGACGTCGTCGTGTTCCGCTGGCCCGGTGATCGCTCGCAGGCCTGGGTCAAGCGCGTCGTGGGTCTGCCCGGCGACCGCATCCAGATGCGGCAGGGCCAGCTCTTCATCAATGACCGCCCCGCCGAGCTCAAGCCCGACGGCGTCGGCGCTGCCGAGGACGACAATGGCGGCAGCGAGCCCGCCTATCGCTATGTCGAGACGCTGCCGAATGGCGTCTCGCACCTGATCTTCAAGATGCGCGAGAACGGCCCGCTCGACAACACGCCGGAAGTGACGGTGCCGCCTGGCCATCTCTTCGTGCTTGGCGACAACCGCGACAACTCCGCCGATAGCCGCGTGCCGCTGCGCTCCGGCGGTGTGGGCCTGTTGCCGATCGACAATCTGGTCGGCCGCGCGGATGCCGTGCTCGGCTCCTGGGATCTCGGTATCCGCGGCCAACCGGTGTGGACCTGGCTGTCCGGCTTCAGGCTGGCGCGGTTCTTCACCGCCGTGCATTGAACCGATCCCCGAGGTCTTGATCAAATGACCTTCGACGACGTCAGAAAATTTGCCCTGACGTGGCCGGAGGTCGAGGACGGCACCTCCTACGGCACGCCCGCACTGAAAGTGCGCAAGAAGATGCTGACGCGCCTCAAGGAAGACGGCGACAGCATGGTGATGCCCGATGTCCCGATCGACGAGCGCGCGATGCTGGTCGAGAGCCAGCCCAAGATCTTCTATTTCACCGATCATTACGCCGACTATCCGATCGTGCTGATCCGGCTGTCCAAAGCGAAACGCGCAATCGTCGAGCCTCTTCTGCGGCGGCGCTGGCGCGGCCTCGCTTCGAAGGCGGCACGTGCGGCGTTCGACGCCAGCCTGTAGGTCACGGCCGCGATGGATCGCGATCGCTTCCTCGCACTTGCGCTCAAGAATCCGGTCAATGTTGCGATCATCGAGCAGCTCCATCGTCTGGCGCTGCCGGATGCGTGGCTGGTAGCGGGGTGCCTGGTGCAGACGGTGTGGAACGTGATCACCAGGCGCGCGATCGACCATGGCATTTCCGACTATGACATTTTCTATTTCGATCCTGATACATCATGGGAGGCGGAGGACGCGGTGATCCGGGACGTGCATGCGCGGCTCGCGCATCTCGGCGCCAATGTCGAGATCCGCAACCAGGCGCGCGTGCATCTGTGGTACCCCGACAAGCATGGCCTGCCCTATCCGCCGTTGATGCGCTCGACCGACGGCATCGACCGCTTCCTCACAGAGAATACGCAAATCGGGGTGAGACGCGCGGGCGAGGGTTTCGACATCTACGCACCGCACGGCTTCGACGACGTCGCGCGATTGATCGTGCGGCCGAATCGGGAGCTGAATTTTTCCGTCGCCAATTACGAAGCGAAGGCCGCGCGATGGAAGGCACTGTGGCCGGAGCTTACGGTGGTTGCGGCGGAGTGAGGTGCCGCTCCATCCTCCTCGTCATTGCGAGCGCATCGAAGCAATCCAGGCTGGTTCCGCGGAGGGATTCCGGATTGCTTCGCTAAGCTCGCAATGATG
This genomic stretch from Bradyrhizobium sp. CCGB12 harbors:
- the lepB gene encoding signal peptidase I: MSVEEKATVTTKRKSSGWGGQLMQLAGIVAAVFIAKGALAEPFYVPSGSMEPTLLIGDALLASKFPYGYGTSSLPIQINLPETGRVFAETPKLGDVVVFRWPGDRSQAWVKRVVGLPGDRIQMRQGQLFINDRPAELKPDGVGAAEDDNGGSEPAYRYVETLPNGVSHLIFKMRENGPLDNTPEVTVPPGHLFVLGDNRDNSADSRVPLRSGGVGLLPIDNLVGRADAVLGSWDLGIRGQPVWTWLSGFRLARFFTAVH
- a CDS encoding nucleotidyltransferase family protein, with translation MDRDRFLALALKNPVNVAIIEQLHRLALPDAWLVAGCLVQTVWNVITRRAIDHGISDYDIFYFDPDTSWEAEDAVIRDVHARLAHLGANVEIRNQARVHLWYPDKHGLPYPPLMRSTDGIDRFLTENTQIGVRRAGEGFDIYAPHGFDDVARLIVRPNRELNFSVANYEAKAARWKALWPELTVVAAE
- a CDS encoding invasion associated locus B family protein, with translation MGLSRCMARQAGGFTMLAILLAAVAFLALPGLAHAQGAVRSVHGDWQIRCDTPPGAQTEQCALIQSVVAEDRSNAGLTVIVLKTADQKSRLMRVVAPLGVLLPSGLGLKLDNQDVGRAGFVRCLPNGCVAEVVMDDKLLGQLRSAKTATFIIFETPEEGIGFPLSLNGLGEGYDKLP
- a CDS encoding MmcQ/YjbR family DNA-binding protein — protein: MTFDDVRKFALTWPEVEDGTSYGTPALKVRKKMLTRLKEDGDSMVMPDVPIDERAMLVESQPKIFYFTDHYADYPIVLIRLSKAKRAIVEPLLRRRWRGLASKAARAAFDASL
- the tldD gene encoding metalloprotease TldD, which translates into the protein MTNPATTSLLDRANLDRDQVRNEVARGLAGADDGELFLEYSQTEALMFDNGRLKQATYDTSQGFGLRAVKDDAVGYAHSSDVSLPALIRAADAVAAVRGGYSGSFAAPPPRTNVRLYGDDNPLDAPGFETKVKLLAEIDAYLRDRDPRVRQVSVSLGATWQVVEILRPDGESYRDIRPLVRVNISVVAGQGDRQESGSKGYGGRAGYAEFIESRSWREAADGALREALVNLESIPAPAGEMDVVLGAGWPGVMLHEAVGHGLEGDFNRKKTSAFAGLMGQQVAAKGVTVVDDGTIASRRGSLSIDDEGTPTNRTVLIEDGILVGYMQDRQNARLMNMKPTGNGRRQGYAHVPMPRMTNTYMLAGDRDPAEILASVKNGVFAANFGGGQVDITSGKYVFQCTEAYKIENGKLGAPLKGAMLIGNGPTDLHRIRMIGNDLALDTGIGTCGKNGQGVPVGVGQPSLLMERITVGGTGA